The Bernardetia litoralis DSM 6794 genome includes a window with the following:
- a CDS encoding T9SS type A sorting domain-containing protein, which yields MVINWEILNGGTAQITRYYNDKLVCEVTWGAEDKNAIIRYSVGSSFCGQFRFGGRLDVQVGIGEEEVTTTIPSQVIAGSPDPVLFETTPLNFVEYRWNYLEQWSWERIDYAEPNEFLSYARNPQGYKSEVFVGFNDQQVSVDIRGAGCQEFETFGEQTVSVVPPVSLEIISSIDSFAIPCVSPSPITFSIKNLREGLPLTYRWRLPNGNWNSNNSTSKTLIVRPDGVEAGLLEVEVDMVVNGQAVTVRGSQEITVAPYTQTPGIDKSMYFCRHETRSLRALAVGAEYYYWYSDDNIWIDNRVATASNPYYTTTPSVNITANLPEGTTDAKVYMYAVNKCGQQSPVATTQLFVGVPRPFDFTIEPFALDHDGRSQITVCYKSLFNLQVELFEQSADILDPEILEVEWKVFTNDPTDPNQFYLYSGQGERVAQFIAADVSDSPSYIPGTGSSRQIIGVRLRTRCGWSEYITREVVAKTKIGDRFCKAPVGWEFIPFPNPADGDDEIGIYLNDNGETLCMCIAIDSGDLINIDIYDQMGIRVQEISTKDKSATIREDKKVYFKLNNLPTGKYTIVVDSPRGKFSTNMIVK from the coding sequence TTGGTTATAAATTGGGAAATATTAAATGGAGGAACAGCTCAAATAACTCGATACTATAATGATAAATTAGTATGTGAGGTTACTTGGGGAGCAGAAGACAAAAATGCAATTATTAGGTATTCAGTTGGTAGTAGCTTTTGTGGACAGTTTCGTTTTGGAGGAAGGTTAGACGTACAAGTAGGTATCGGTGAGGAGGAAGTAACTACTACAATTCCTTCTCAAGTAATTGCAGGAAGTCCAGACCCTGTATTATTCGAAACTACTCCACTAAATTTTGTAGAGTATCGATGGAATTATCTAGAGCAGTGGTCTTGGGAAAGAATTGATTACGCAGAACCTAATGAGTTTCTTTCCTATGCCCGTAATCCACAAGGTTATAAGAGTGAAGTATTTGTAGGCTTTAATGATCAACAGGTGAGTGTAGATATAAGAGGTGCAGGATGTCAAGAGTTTGAAACTTTTGGAGAGCAAACAGTTTCAGTAGTTCCTCCTGTTAGTTTAGAGATTATAAGTTCGATAGATTCATTTGCTATTCCTTGTGTGAGTCCTTCTCCCATTACTTTTAGTATCAAAAATCTAAGAGAAGGTTTGCCACTTACGTACCGTTGGCGTTTACCAAATGGAAATTGGAATAGTAATAATAGTACTAGCAAAACGCTTATCGTTCGCCCAGATGGTGTAGAGGCAGGTTTATTAGAGGTAGAGGTAGATATGGTTGTCAATGGACAGGCAGTAACTGTAAGAGGAAGTCAAGAAATTACGGTAGCACCTTATACTCAAACTCCAGGAATAGATAAAAGCATGTATTTTTGTAGACATGAAACTCGTAGTTTGAGAGCCTTGGCTGTAGGTGCAGAATATTACTATTGGTATAGCGATGACAATATTTGGATAGATAATAGAGTAGCCACAGCTTCTAATCCTTATTATACTACTACTCCTTCGGTCAATATTACAGCAAATCTACCTGAGGGAACAACAGATGCCAAAGTGTATATGTATGCTGTCAATAAGTGTGGGCAGCAGAGTCCTGTTGCTACTACTCAACTATTTGTAGGTGTACCTCGTCCATTTGATTTTACGATTGAGCCTTTTGCACTTGATCATGACGGTCGTAGCCAAATTACAGTATGTTATAAATCATTGTTTAACCTACAGGTAGAATTATTTGAGCAATCTGCTGATATACTAGACCCAGAGATTTTGGAAGTAGAATGGAAAGTATTTACAAACGATCCAACAGACCCAAATCAATTTTATTTGTATAGTGGGCAAGGAGAAAGAGTGGCACAATTTATTGCAGCAGATGTAAGCGATAGCCCATCTTACATACCTGGTACTGGATCATCTAGACAAATAATTGGAGTGCGTTTAAGAACTCGTTGTGGTTGGAGTGAGTATATAACTAGAGAAGTAGTTGCAAAAACCAAAATAGGAGATAGATTCTGCAAAGCTCCTGTAGGTTGGGAATTTATACCATTCCCTAATCCTGCTGATGGAGATGATGAAATAGGTATTTATCTAAATGATAATGGAGAAACGCTTTGTATGTGTATTGCAATAGATAGTGGAGATCTTATAAATATTGATATTTATGACCAAATGGGAATAAGAGTACAAGAAATTAGCACGAAAGATAAAAGTGCTACAATAAGAGAAGATAAAAAAGTATATTTTAAACTCAATAATCTACCTACTGGAAAATATACGATTGTGGTAGATTCACCAAGAGGAAAGTTTAGTACAAATATGATAGTAAAATAA
- the lepB gene encoding signal peptidase I, whose protein sequence is MKIIKYAQTKLKSKKWWFRLYFLFFICISLFALKQIAIEYFIIPTSSMEGSLLRGDKIICNKLPFGAKIPHKKQHIGSKKAGFDFDFASFLPNRLPKLREVKAGEIIIFYYPMDSALYIEDKTCYIKRCVGVAGDRIQIISQDVFRNGEWQPNPSDMQLSYIVKTSEKPEVMFHHTDVQTWREIETESKEVRRIKNRRKNKRKKGRNKKIEQAIKETPKVKTYLLYTTPKQANQLRQDLRIDEVRPKFFEQNDISDNSMTEQSKKLGWNRDYFGSYYIPKKGDTIAMHEGTLLLYEKIIKDYEYNKNVEIIDNQLFINKKLVENYIFKQNYYFVLGDNRHNSSDSRMWGLVPEDHLIGTPLVIYHSQTPADGIKDWARVRWERFFKWVD, encoded by the coding sequence ATGAAAATTATAAAATATGCCCAAACAAAATTAAAGTCCAAAAAATGGTGGTTTCGCCTTTACTTTCTTTTCTTTATCTGTATTTCTTTATTTGCTTTAAAACAAATTGCTATTGAATATTTTATTATTCCTACTTCTTCAATGGAAGGTTCACTTTTAAGAGGAGATAAAATAATTTGTAACAAACTTCCTTTTGGCGCAAAAATTCCTCACAAAAAACAGCACATAGGCTCTAAAAAAGCAGGTTTTGATTTTGATTTTGCTAGTTTTTTGCCTAATCGTTTGCCTAAATTAAGAGAGGTAAAAGCAGGTGAAATAATTATTTTTTATTATCCTATGGATAGTGCTTTATATATAGAAGACAAAACCTGTTATATCAAACGTTGTGTGGGCGTGGCTGGAGATAGGATTCAGATTATTAGCCAAGATGTTTTTAGAAATGGAGAATGGCAACCCAATCCATCTGATATGCAACTGAGTTATATTGTCAAGACAAGTGAAAAACCTGAAGTTATGTTTCATCATACCGACGTGCAAACTTGGAGAGAAATTGAAACAGAAAGTAAAGAAGTAAGACGCATAAAAAATAGAAGAAAAAACAAGAGAAAGAAGGGCAGAAATAAAAAAATAGAGCAAGCAATCAAAGAAACACCTAAAGTAAAAACCTATTTACTTTACACTACACCAAAACAGGCCAATCAATTAAGACAAGACTTGAGAATTGATGAAGTTAGACCTAAGTTTTTTGAGCAAAATGATATTTCTGATAACTCAATGACTGAACAAAGCAAAAAATTAGGCTGGAATAGAGATTATTTTGGTTCATATTATATTCCAAAAAAAGGAGATACAATTGCTATGCATGAAGGAACACTACTTTTATACGAAAAAATCATTAAAGATTATGAATATAATAAAAATGTAGAAATAATTGACAATCAACTTTTTATAAATAAAAAATTAGTTGAGAATTATATTTTTAAGCAAAATTATTATTTTGTTTTGGGAGATAATCGTCATAACTCATCAGATTCTCGTATGTGGGGACTTGTTCCAGAAGACCATCTAATCGGAACGCCTTTAGTTATTTATCACTCTCAAACGCCAGCAGACGGAATAAAAGATTGGGCTAGAGTGCGTTGGGAACGTTTTTTTAAGTGGGTGGATTAA
- a CDS encoding lysozyme, with protein MRYVKIVTLSIFVLFITSFNSSSNVLVVQTTINLDEEDELTENGVKTYYTWDSLITRIKSREGLMLEPYNCAAGYQTIGYGHLITERDSALIGGITEKQADSLLRKDLNYSKKWVKNNLKLKGTKLIAITNFCFAFGTAKLYRSTLYKKIQNKEKINEEILRWININGLPNPNLQEEREFELWLYTANDKKINSIRNLSQSTVSVSKNQLN; from the coding sequence ATGAGATATGTCAAAATAGTTACTTTGTCAATTTTTGTTTTATTCATTACATCATTTAATTCATCTTCAAATGTACTTGTTGTTCAGACAACTATCAATTTGGATGAAGAGGATGAATTAACAGAAAACGGAGTAAAAACCTATTATACATGGGATAGTCTTATCACTCGCATCAAAAGTAGAGAAGGACTAATGTTAGAGCCTTATAATTGTGCAGCAGGTTATCAAACTATCGGATATGGTCATTTGATTACCGAAAGAGATAGCGCACTTATAGGAGGCATCACCGAAAAACAAGCAGATTCTTTGTTACGTAAAGATTTGAACTACTCTAAAAAATGGGTAAAAAATAATCTAAAGCTAAAAGGAACAAAGCTAATAGCAATTACTAATTTTTGTTTTGCTTTCGGAACAGCCAAACTTTATCGTAGTACGTTGTATAAAAAAATACAAAATAAGGAAAAGATAAATGAAGAAATCTTGCGTTGGATTAATATCAATGGTTTGCCAAATCCTAACTTACAAGAAGAGCGTGAATTTGAATTGTGGCTTTATACAGCTAACGATAAAAAAATAAATTCAATCAGAAATTTGAGTCAAAGTACTGTTTCAGTATCTAAAAATCAACTCAACTAA
- the gldJ gene encoding gliding motility lipoprotein GldJ: protein MAKLSFQFSALFILALGLMLGGCNKKPPTSTDPGKKSSATGVAFGKKKPNGEEGGFKVEKFKGQPAGPNLVFIEGGRHILGSFEENVEMTASDNIENTVTIKSFYMDETEIANIHWLEYMHYLLQDSSQQAYEESLPDTTVWSAELAYNDPYVDHYLRYPGFRYFPVVGVSWKQASDYSLWRTSMVNNGLAMKSGKKEVKELAKNGERIPLESGVVLPGYRLPTEAEWEYAAKGLIGTQYLDEAQDYARLYPWDGHSLRNPYGKQMGQFLANFKRGRGDYAGIAGALNDGAMITTWIYSYPPNDFGLYNMAGNVNEWVWDIYRPGSFEDFGAEPNGDLNPIRRNDFLDKSEDYDFENFETLINNHVRVYKGGSWKDVAYWLSPGTRRYIEEDSSTSHIGFRCAMIRADSDN, encoded by the coding sequence ATGGCAAAATTGAGTTTTCAGTTCAGCGCATTATTTATCCTAGCTTTAGGATTAATGCTAGGAGGTTGTAACAAAAAACCACCAACAAGCACCGACCCAGGTAAGAAAAGTTCAGCTACAGGAGTAGCATTTGGTAAAAAGAAACCAAATGGCGAAGAAGGTGGCTTCAAAGTAGAAAAATTTAAAGGACAACCTGCTGGTCCTAACCTTGTATTTATTGAAGGTGGTCGTCATATTTTAGGTTCTTTTGAAGAGAATGTAGAAATGACAGCTTCTGATAATATTGAAAATACAGTAACAATTAAGTCCTTTTATATGGACGAAACAGAAATTGCAAATATTCACTGGTTGGAGTATATGCACTATCTATTGCAAGATTCTTCTCAACAGGCTTATGAAGAGTCATTGCCAGATACAACAGTTTGGTCTGCCGAATTAGCTTATAATGACCCTTATGTTGATCATTATTTACGTTACCCTGGTTTCCGTTATTTCCCAGTTGTGGGTGTTTCTTGGAAACAAGCAAGTGATTATTCACTTTGGCGTACAAGTATGGTAAACAATGGCTTGGCTATGAAAAGTGGCAAAAAAGAAGTAAAAGAATTAGCTAAAAATGGCGAACGTATTCCATTAGAATCAGGTGTGGTTTTACCTGGTTACCGTCTTCCTACGGAAGCAGAATGGGAGTACGCAGCGAAAGGCTTAATCGGAACTCAGTATTTAGATGAAGCACAAGATTATGCTCGTCTTTATCCTTGGGATGGTCATTCTCTTCGTAATCCTTATGGAAAACAAATGGGACAGTTTTTGGCTAACTTCAAACGTGGTCGTGGTGATTATGCAGGTATTGCAGGTGCATTGAATGACGGTGCAATGATTACAACTTGGATTTATTCATACCCACCAAATGATTTTGGTCTTTATAATATGGCTGGTAATGTAAACGAATGGGTTTGGGATATCTATCGTCCAGGTTCATTTGAAGATTTTGGAGCAGAACCAAATGGAGATTTGAATCCTATTCGTCGTAATGACTTCTTAGATAAATCTGAAGATTATGACTTTGAAAACTTCGAAACACTTATCAATAATCATGTTCGTGTTTATAAAGGTGGTTCTTGGAAAGATGTAGCTTACTGGTTATCTCCAGGTACTCGTCGTTATATTGAAGAAGATTCTTCTACTTCTCATATTGGTTTCCGTTGTGCGATGATTCGTGCTGACAGTGATAATTAA
- a CDS encoding M48 family metallopeptidase: MTKFKSLFILPFLFSILLFLGACDSDGNINFFSIDEDLKIGQQVAAELEADSSVIILDEQEYDTAYMFIQSITEKVLASNDIRYRTEFPWQVKIIQDDETLNAFCAPGGYIYVYTGLIKYLDTEDQLAGVMGHEIAHADKRHVTDNMTKAYGYETLFSIFFGEDQGTIAGIAKNLVNLSYSRKSETEADEFSVKYLCDTEYQANGAAGFFQKIINEGQSSTPPEFLSTHPNPDNRVEAINNNAREEGCSISPSGNNYAAFKASLPN; the protein is encoded by the coding sequence ATGACAAAATTCAAATCATTATTTATTTTACCTTTTTTATTTAGCATTTTACTTTTCTTAGGAGCGTGTGATTCTGATGGCAATATCAATTTTTTTTCTATTGATGAAGACCTCAAAATAGGTCAGCAAGTGGCAGCCGAATTAGAAGCAGATTCTTCTGTTATTATTTTGGACGAACAAGAATACGATACAGCTTATATGTTTATTCAATCTATTACTGAAAAAGTATTGGCTTCAAATGATATTCGTTATCGCACAGAATTTCCTTGGCAAGTCAAAATTATTCAAGATGATGAAACGTTAAATGCCTTTTGCGCTCCAGGGGGATATATTTATGTTTATACAGGGCTTATAAAATACTTAGATACAGAAGACCAACTTGCTGGTGTAATGGGACACGAAATTGCACACGCAGACAAACGTCACGTAACCGACAACATGACAAAAGCGTATGGTTATGAAACTCTTTTTTCAATCTTTTTTGGAGAAGACCAAGGCACAATAGCAGGAATTGCAAAGAATTTAGTAAACCTTAGTTATAGCCGAAAATCAGAAACTGAAGCTGATGAATTTTCGGTAAAATATCTTTGTGATACAGAATATCAAGCCAATGGAGCAGCAGGATTTTTTCAAAAAATTATCAATGAAGGACAAAGTAGTACTCCACCAGAGTTTTTGAGTACACATCCAAATCCAGATAATAGAGTAGAAGCAATCAATAACAACGCTAGAGAAGAAGGTTGTAGTATTAGTCCAAGTGGAAATAATTATGCAGCTTTTAAGGCTTCACTTCCTAATTAA